Below is a genomic region from Catenuloplanes atrovinosus.
CGCGCCGGTGACCAGCAACGACCCGTCGGTGTGGGAGCCGTTCAAGGGCTACAACCAGCTGTCCCGGGTGAAGTTCGTGGAGACGCCCACGCCGCACCTGGACATGAGCACGGAGCAACAGATCCTGCGCGTGGACGTGGACCGCGGCGTCTGCTGCCACGTCGGCGGTGAGATCAAGTTCGACGGTGCCGGGCTGCTCTACCTGGTCACCGGCGACGACACCAACGCGGGCGGCTCGGACGGGTACACGCCGATCAACGAGTCGCCGACGCAGGGGCCCGGCTACGACGCGCAGCGCTCCTCCGGCAACACCAACGACCTGCGCGGCAAGGTGCTGCGGGTCCGGGTGGAGGACGACGGCACGTACACCGTGCCGAGCGGCAACCTGTTCGACGAGAGCCGGGACACGGAGGGCAAGACCCGTCCGGAGATCTTCCTGATGGGCCTGCGCAACCCGTTCCGGTTCGACGTGGACGCGCGCGGCTACGTCTACGTGGGCGACTACTCGCCGGACTCGCAGGTGCCGTCCGCCACCCGCGGGCCGGAGGGGACCGGGCGGTGGATCGCCACCAACGAGGCCGGCAACTACGGCTGGCCGTACTGCTACTCGCCGTCGCTGCCTTACATCGACTACGACTTCGCCACCAAGCAGTCGAAGGGCGCGTTCAACTGCGCGGCGGCGGTCAACGACTCGCCGCGCAACACCGGCCTGACCACGCTGCCGCCGGTGGCGCAGCCGGACTTCTGGTACACGTTCCAGGCGCGCACGCCGTGCCCGGGCTCGTACCTGTCGAATCCGCCGACCACGTGCGACTTCAAGTGGCCGGTGATCGGCACCGGTGGCGTCGGGCCGATGGGCGGCCCGATCTACACCTACGACGCGCAGTCCACGTCCGAGGGCAAGTTCCCGGAGTACTACGACGACGCCGTGGTCTTCGGCGAGTTCACCCGCGACAAGATCTTCATGATGCGGACGGACGGCAACGGGAACCTGACCGGCGTCGAGCAGTTCCTGCCCGGGTTCGTCTTCGACAACCCGATGGACATGGAGTTCGGCCCGGACGGCAGCCTCTACCTGCTCGAGTACGGCGACGGCTTCTTCCGGCCCAACCCGGACGCGGCGCTGTCCGTGATCCGCTACGCCAAGGGCACCCGGGCGCCGGTGGCCGCGCTCGAGGCCACGCCGGACAACGGGCCCGCGCCGCTGACCGTGCAGTTCTCCTCCGAGGGTACGTACGACCCGGATCCGGGCGAGTCCATCTCGTACGCGTGGGACTTCACCTCCGACGGCACGGTCGACTCCGCGGACCCGAACCCCACGTTCACGTACACGGCCAACGGCGTCTACACCGCGCGGCTCACGGTGACCGACTCCAGCGGCAAGACCGCGCAGCTCACCCACCAGATCGTGGTCGGCAACACGCGGCCCACGGTCACGGTCACCTCGCCGATCTCCGGAACCTTCTTCAACTGGGGCGACACGGTTCCCTGGACCGTGACCGTCACCGACCCGGAGGACGGCCCGATCGACTGTTCCCGCGTCACGGTCTCGTTCGTGCTCGGCCACGACACGCACGGCCACGGCATGAGCGACGCCAACGGCTGCTCCGGATCGTTCGTCTCCCCGGCGGACGGCGCGGACCACGCCGGCGGCTACCTGTACGGCGCGGTCAGCGCGAAGTACACGGACCTGGGCGCGAACGGGCAGCCACCGCTGGAGGCGGTCAACC
It encodes:
- a CDS encoding ThuA domain-containing protein → MTRSVRRWLAAAAGLAIALPLAAPPASAAPPPHPDTLITTENGPASLRSDARKPGSYRVLAFTKTAGERRASIPAAVAALKLLGIANGFRVDETANADAFTAANLSRYRAVVFLNTTGDVLNDTQQSAFEQYFTNGGGYLGVHAAAETEPDWEFYRDLVGTSVEAALPAEDATIDVADRAHPATERLARKVTLSEEWYNFESSVRGTAHVLATLDESTVTGGTMGHDHPISWCRDYQGGRTFYTGLGHSTRSYLDGSFRRHLLGGLQWAAGVVEGDCGATVVGNYEKVVLNDEPGEPMSLAVLPDGRVLHNTRNGQIRLYDPATGASPVINTLEVYQHDEDGLQSVALDPQFATNRWVYIYYAPRLDTPTTDAPVTSNDPSVWEPFKGYNQLSRVKFVETPTPHLDMSTEQQILRVDVDRGVCCHVGGEIKFDGAGLLYLVTGDDTNAGGSDGYTPINESPTQGPGYDAQRSSGNTNDLRGKVLRVRVEDDGTYTVPSGNLFDESRDTEGKTRPEIFLMGLRNPFRFDVDARGYVYVGDYSPDSQVPSATRGPEGTGRWIATNEAGNYGWPYCYSPSLPYIDYDFATKQSKGAFNCAAAVNDSPRNTGLTTLPPVAQPDFWYTFQARTPCPGSYLSNPPTTCDFKWPVIGTGGVGPMGGPIYTYDAQSTSEGKFPEYYDDAVVFGEFTRDKIFMMRTDGNGNLTGVEQFLPGFVFDNPMDMEFGPDGSLYLLEYGDGFFRPNPDAALSVIRYAKGTRAPVAALEATPDNGPAPLTVQFSSEGTYDPDPGESISYAWDFTSDGTVDSADPNPTFTYTANGVYTARLTVTDSSGKTAQLTHQIVVGNTRPTVTVTSPISGTFFNWGDTVPWTVTVTDPEDGPIDCSRVTVSFVLGHDTHGHGMSDANGCSGSFVSPADGADHAGGYLYGAVSAKYTDLGANGQPPLEAVNQVVLQTWRQQAEFAQQQLGVTVASTNDTGGGNHLTGFDPNEYIAFDPINLGGVSTVTLRYAGGTAATAGQPRATVTLRLDAPDGPIVGSATLAATASNTTWASQTVPVSAAPGSHRLYLVAGGVEGGPTTGLFNLNWAEFAP